A stretch of Lycium ferocissimum isolate CSIRO_LF1 unplaced genomic scaffold, AGI_CSIRO_Lferr_CH_V1 ctg27390, whole genome shotgun sequence DNA encodes these proteins:
- the LOC132043704 gene encoding uncharacterized mitochondrial protein AtMg01110, with translation MVWLAAEKVYPGETFLSYAVLGDDVLIADERVAPVYASMVQKLGVKISSAKSLCSSTGCAEFAKRFLVDELRRDLSPVSVRCLMNSFSPLGLYGLARQYDIKRFYTFCRIGGMGYR, from the coding sequence ATGGTGTGGCTTGCAGCAGAGAAGGTATACCCTGGAGAGACTTTTCTGTCTTATGCTGTGCTCGGTGATGATGTTCTCATCGCCGATGAGCGTGTTGCGCCAGTCTACGCCAGTATGGTTCAAAAGCTTGGTGTGAAGATATCTTCTGCCAAGTCTCTTTGTTCCTCTACTGGTTGTGCAGAGTTTGCCAAAAGATTTCTTGTGGATGAGCTCCGCCGAGATCTGTCACCAGTCTCGGTTAGGTGTCTCATGAATTCTTTCTCCCCATTAGGCCTTTATGGCCTTGCCCGTCAGTATGACATTAAGCGGTTTTACACTTTCTGTCGTATTGGGGGAATGGGCTACAGAA